The Diospyros lotus cultivar Yz01 chromosome 15, ASM1463336v1, whole genome shotgun sequence genome has a window encoding:
- the LOC127791615 gene encoding uncharacterized protein LOC127791615 encodes MDMKEAGSQRKLQLQELEELRLEAYENSRIYKEKTKAAHDKLIAKKEFNVGNKVLLYNSRLKLMPVEIMDESTTKKFTVNGQRLKPFYESFQEHTVEDLHLLNAAYN; translated from the exons atGGACATGAAAGAAGCTGGTTCCCAGCGGAAGCTTCAATTGCAAGAActtgaggaattgaggttaGAGGCATATGAGAACTCCAGGATCTACAAGGAAAAGACCAAAGCTGCACACGACAAATTGATTGCCAAGAAAGAGTTCAACGTTGGCAATAAAGTCCTCCTCTACAATTCACGCCTAAAGCTGATGCCTG TTGAGATCATGGACGAGTCGACTACGAAGAAATTCACAGTtaacgggcagcggcttaagccattctatgagagctttcaggagcatactgTGGAGGatctgcatctcctcaacgccgccTATAATTGA
- the LOC127791770 gene encoding F-box/LRR-repeat MAX2 homolog A-like: MSRQTPPIPLPPSSSPSSSSSPSPDLFLSFSLSLSLPLVPRHIDPNLATSKDGPAATTMNDLPDVILSNIIAAVSDTRSRNAVALVCHKWLVLERATRASLSLRANVRDLVMAPNCFQSVTRLDLSLLSPWGHSLLATSTDDAHLLAQFRRAFPAVAALTVYARTPDTLELLAPQWPYLTDLKLVRWHQRPSLLSPAADFDPLVNHFHSLSSLDLSSFYCWTDDIPLALESAPNLAAKLTRLNLLNPSFADGFKSDEIKTITAACRSLKEFLVACVFDHRYIGYVSDETLLSISANCSKLSLLHLVDVSALLNPRGVPDDWGFTAKDARISSGALIDMFAALPLLEELTLDICKNVRESRLALEELNSKCAKLKSLKLGQFHGLCRANESTLDSRLDGIALCQRLESLSIKNSADLTDLGLIAIARGCSKLAKFEVQGCSRITVRGMRTLACLLRRTLVEVKISGCRNLGAVSSLKALEPVQDRIERLHMDCVWDSVEQSEALQGIEYNFDLNKSLEGGVMSQHSGCQFADTIDGNAKKKFECWYDSISSYMEEDAEIGNRRECKTFARTWARLRYLSIWIGVGELLSPLSMAGLENCPDLEEIWIKVEGDCRGRLKPSERAFGLSSLQRYPRLRKMHLNCGDIIGYGKTAPSGQMDLSLWERFYLFGIKNLSLTEIDYWPPQDPDVNQRSLSLPAAGLLAECSTLRKLFIHGTAHEHFMRMLLNIRSLRDVQLRGDYYPAPENDMSTEMRAVSCCRFEDALNMHRIDD; the protein is encoded by the coding sequence ATGTCCCGACAAACTCCACCCAttcccctccctccctcttcatcgccatcatcatcatcatccccaTCTCCagatctctttctttctttctctctctctctctctctccctctagtTCCCAGACACATAGACCCGAATCTGGCCACCAGCAAGGATGGCCCCGCCGCCACCACCATGAACGACCTCCCGGACGTCATCCTGTCCAACATAATCGCGGCGGTTTCCGACACGCGCAGCCGCAACGCGGTGGCGCTGGTCTGCCATAAGTGGCTGGTACTGGAGCGAGCCACCCGCGCCTCCCTATCCCTCCGGGCCAACGTCCGGGACCTCGTCATGGCTCCCAACTGCTTCCAGTCCGTCACCCGCCTCGACCTCTCTCTCCTCTCGCCGTGGGGCCACTCTCTCCTCGCCACTTCCACGGACGACGCCCACCTCCTCGCCCAATTTCGCCGCGCCTTCCCCGCCGTCGCCGCGCTCACCGTCTacgcccgaacccccgacacgCTCGAGCTCTTGGCCCCCCAGTGGCCGTACCTCACCGACCTGAAACTCGTCCGGTGGCACCAGCGGCCGTCGCTGCTTTCTCCCGCCGCCGATTTCGATCCTTTGGTCAACCATTTCCACTCcctttcttctcttgatctATCCTCCTTCTACTGCTGGACCGACGACATACCGCTGGCGCTCGAGTCGGCGCCCAATCTGGCCGCGAAGCTCACTCGGCTCAACCTCCTGAACCCGTCGTTCGCCGATGGGTTCAAGTCCGACGAGATTAAAACGATCACCGCTGCTTGCCGGAGCTTGAAGGAGTTCCTCGTGGCTTGCGTATTTGATCACAGGTACATTGGCTATGTCAGCGATGAGACCCTGCTTTCCATCTCCGCCAATTGCTCGAAGCTTTCTCTGCTCCATCTCGTAGATGTCTCCGCTTTGTTGAACCCTAGAGGGGTTCCGGACGACTGGGGCTTCACCGCCAAGGACGCGAGGATCAGCTCCGGCGCGTTGATCGACATGTTCGCCGCTTTGCCCTTGCTGGAGGAGCTCACCCTAGATATTTGTAAAAATGTCCGAGAGAGCAGGCTGGCTTTAGAGGAGCTAAATTCCAAATGCGCAAAGCTGAAGTCTCTGAAATTGGGACAGTTCCATGGACTCTGCAGGGCCAACGAGTCGACGCTCGACTCCAGGCTCGACGGCATTGCCCTGTGCCAACGCCTGGAATCTCTGTCGATTAAAAACTCGGCCGACTTGACGGACCTCGGCCTGATCGCCATCGCCAGAGGATGCTCCAAATTGGCCAAATTTGAGGTTCAGGGTTGCAGTAGAATCACCGTCCGGGGAATGAGGACGCTGGCTTGTTTGCTCCGGCGGACTCTGGTCGAGGTGAAGATCTCTGGTTGCAGGAACCTTGGCGCGGTTTCGTCGTTAAAGGCATTGGAACCGGTCCAGGATCGGATTGAAAGGCTCCATATGGATTGCGTTTGGGACAGTGTGGAGCAATCCGAGGCTCTGCAGGGTATCGAATACAATTTTGATCTGAACAAATCGCTGGAGGGCGGGGTGATGAGCCAGCACTCGGGCTGCCAATTCGCGGACACCATTGATGGGAACGCGAAAAAGAAATTCGAGTGTTGGTATGATTCGATTTCTTCCTATATGGAAGAGGATGCCGAAATTGGAAATAGAAGAGAATGCAAGACCTTTGCAAGGACATGGGCGAGGCTGAGATACCTTTCTATCTGGATTGGGGTTGGGGAGCTTTTGAGCCCCTTATCAATGGCAGGGCTCGAGAATTGTCCTGATTTGGAGGAGATTTGGATAAAGGTCGAGGGGGATTGCCGGGGCCGGCTGAAGCCATCGGAGAGGGCATTTGGATTGAGCTCCCTCCAGCGGTACCCTCGGCTGAGGAAGATGCATTTGAATTGTGGGGACATTATAGGCTACGGGAAGACGGCGCCCTCGGGGCAGATGGATCTGAGCCTGTGGGAGAGGTTTTACCTCTTTGGGATCAAGAACTTGAGTCTTACCGAGATTGATTACTGGCCGCCTCAGGACCCTGACGTCAACCAGAGGAGCCTGTCGCTTCCGGCAGCCGGGCTGCTGGCAGAATGCAGCACCCTGAGGAAGCTTTTCATCCATGGAACTGCTCACGAACACTTCATGAGAATGCTTCTCAACATCCGAAGCCTGAGGGATGTGCAGCTGAGGGGGGACTACTATCCTGCGCCGGAGAATGACATGAGCACGGAGATGAGGGCCGTCTCTTGCTGCCGCTTTGAGGATGCGCTGAACATGCACCGGATAGACGACTAA